TTGAATGGTTTCGCTTCTTGTTAAATACGAAAAATTGAATCCTTTTAAATGGACATCTGTAAAGAATTTAGGAATCGTTCCTCGCATAAAATCCTTATGCTCCAAATCGTGACTCGCAATTAAACCCAAACAATCTTCACCAACTTTTTTAAACTCGGTTTTTAGTTCCTTTTGATGTATAAAAAGTTTCGATTTTAAACTCGTAAAATCCTCTAAACTCTTTTTTGATAATTCTCTAAAATGCTTAATATCATCTTCATTTAAAAGAATTCTAGCAAAATCATTTAAATCTCTAGAAATATCCCAAGATTTGTCATCATCAGTTTTATCTAAGGAATAATCGATGAGTAATTTTGTTAGTTTTTTATCGGTTCCGATTTTAGATATTAAAACATCCACAGCTTCATTTAAAAGTGAAATTGCGTCCATTTCAACTTCAAAATTGAGTGACAATCCTAAATCGTGTGCAAAACTTTTAATGATTTTATGGGTAAAACTATCAATTGTAGTAATTGAAAAAGCTGAATAATTTTGTAAAATAGCATTTAAAATCTTCTTACTTCTTTGCTGAATTACCTCTTTATCAAGACCAGCTTCTTTAATAATTAAAGACAATAAATCATTTTCTTTTTCATCAGCAAAATCTTCTAAATTAGCAAGCACTCGCTCTTTCATTTCACCAGCAGCTTTGTTGGTAAACGTAATTGCTAAAACTTTCTGAAACGTAAAAACATCATTAGAACTTAGTAAAACTTTTAGGTATTCTTTTACTAATGTGAAGGTTTTTCCACTTCCTGCAGAAGCATTGTAAACTTGAAAAGTTGATTGTTGTTGCAAAGCGTTATTTTTAAGACACGAATTGCACGAATTTACACAAATAAAATAAAAGTTTTGACACAGATTTCACAGATTTTCACTGATAGAGATGAAAAAAATATTACGCAGAGTTGCACAGAGTTTTTTCGCAGAGATTCACAGAGAAAAAGAAAATCTACAGAATTTCTCTTGAATTTATACTGACAAGAATTTTATAGATTTTCACTGATAATAACCAAAAATTAAAATAACTGATAAGAAAAATAAACACAAACTAAGTAACACAAGAGTGTTTCTTCCCTTTGGGAAGATTAAGATGGGCCTTTACCCAAGTCCAACATCCAAAGACATCATTACAATAAAACCACCAATAAAACCAAGAGTGGCAATATCTGTATATTTATCTCTTTGTGTTTCTGGAATTACCTCCTCTACCACCACAAAAATCATTGCACCAGCAGCAAACGCCAAAGCATAAGGTAAAATTGGTGTAAAAAATGACACTGCAAGCGCTCCTAAAACTGCTGCAACCGGCTCTACAATAGCCGATAATTGTCCATACCAAAAACTTTTAAACCTGCTAATTCCTTGTCTTCTTAAAGGCATTGCAACAGCAAAACCTTCAGGAAAATTCTGAATTCCAATTCCAATTGCTAAAGAAATTGCAGCAATAATCATTTCTGTTTGCTCAACGCCCACCAATGTTGATGCTGCTCCAAAAAGCACACCAACTGCCAAACCTTCTGGAATGTTATGCAAAGTAATTGCCAAAACTAACAATGTAGATCTATGTAATTCTGTTTTTACACCTTCTGCTTCATTTTTTTCGAAATTGATGTGTAAATGAGGTAATATTTTATCCATTCCAAACAATGATAATGCTCCTAAAGCAAAACCAATTGCTGCAGGTATTACTTTTACAAAACCTTCTCCAGGACTGTTTTCAATTGCTGGCGATAACAAACTCCAAAAACTTGCAGCAACCATTACACCTCCAGTAAAAC
The DNA window shown above is from Polaribacter sp. Hel_I_88 and carries:
- a CDS encoding ZIP family metal transporter yields the protein MSTFDQLVDFAKENPIWAALYASLFTWGLTALGAALVFFFKKLNRAVLDGMLGFTGGVMVAASFWSLLSPAIENSPGEGFVKVIPAAIGFALGALSLFGMDKILPHLHINFEKNEAEGVKTELHRSTLLVLAITLHNIPEGLAVGVLFGAASTLVGVEQTEMIIAAISLAIGIGIQNFPEGFAVAMPLRRQGISRFKSFWYGQLSAIVEPVAAVLGALAVSFFTPILPYALAFAAGAMIFVVVEEVIPETQRDKYTDIATLGFIGGFIVMMSLDVGLG